A window from Micromonospora terminaliae encodes these proteins:
- a CDS encoding LLM class flavin-dependent oxidoreductase, translating to MSRTLHLNAFLMGVGHHEAAWRHPRTDPRRVADVTHFQELARIAERGTLDSVFLADGLAVGPAVRHNIQAVFEPLTLLAALATATEHIGLIATASTTYNEPFNLARKFASLDHLSGGRAGWNIVTSAQAREARNFNLDDHPAHAERYRRAAEFVDVAIKLWDSWEDDALVLDTEAGIFADTDRVHEIAHDGERFRVHGPLNTPRPPQGRPLLVQAGSSADGIAFAARYAEAVFTAQQTLADGQAFYAELRRATTAAGRDPAGVKVLPGIAPVIGGTESEARALADELEALIVPEHALAQLSGMTGLDLTGLPLDGPLPDLPDVSAVQSHQSRYQLVVDLARREQLTIRQLIGRLGGGRGHRVVAGTPEQIADQIELWFTQGAADGFNVMPPLLPHGLEAFVDHVVPLLRRRGLFRHEYTGRTLREHYGLPRPASTWADRELVTA from the coding sequence ATGTCCCGAACCCTGCACCTCAACGCGTTCCTGATGGGTGTCGGCCACCATGAGGCGGCCTGGCGGCACCCCCGCACCGACCCGCGCCGGGTCGCCGACGTCACGCACTTCCAGGAGCTGGCCCGGATCGCCGAGCGCGGCACCCTCGACTCGGTGTTCCTCGCCGACGGGCTCGCCGTCGGCCCGGCCGTCCGGCACAACATCCAGGCCGTCTTCGAGCCGCTCACCCTGCTCGCCGCGCTGGCCACCGCCACCGAGCACATCGGCCTGATCGCCACCGCGTCCACCACCTACAACGAGCCGTTCAACCTGGCCCGCAAGTTCGCCTCGCTCGATCACCTGAGCGGCGGCCGGGCCGGCTGGAACATCGTCACCTCGGCGCAGGCCCGGGAGGCCCGCAACTTCAACCTCGACGACCACCCGGCGCACGCCGAGCGGTACCGCCGGGCCGCCGAGTTCGTGGACGTGGCCATCAAGCTCTGGGACAGCTGGGAGGACGACGCGCTGGTCCTCGACACCGAGGCCGGCATCTTCGCCGACACCGACCGGGTGCACGAGATCGCGCACGACGGCGAGCGGTTCCGGGTGCACGGACCCCTGAACACCCCCCGCCCGCCGCAGGGCCGGCCGCTGCTCGTGCAGGCCGGCTCGTCCGCCGACGGCATTGCGTTCGCCGCCCGCTACGCCGAGGCGGTCTTCACGGCCCAGCAGACCCTCGCCGACGGCCAGGCGTTCTACGCCGAGCTGCGGCGCGCGACCACCGCCGCGGGCCGGGACCCCGCCGGGGTCAAGGTGCTGCCCGGCATCGCGCCGGTCATCGGGGGTACGGAGTCCGAAGCCCGGGCCCTCGCCGACGAACTGGAGGCGCTCATCGTGCCCGAGCACGCCCTCGCCCAGCTCTCCGGCATGACCGGTCTCGATCTCACCGGGCTGCCGCTGGACGGGCCGCTGCCGGACCTGCCCGACGTCAGCGCGGTGCAGTCCCACCAGAGCCGGTACCAGCTCGTCGTCGACCTGGCCCGGCGGGAGCAACTCACCATCCGGCAGCTCATCGGGCGGCTCGGCGGCGGCCGCGGGCACCGTGTCGTGGCCGGCACCCCCGAGCAGATCGCCGACCAGATCGAGCTCTGGTTCACCCAGGGCGCCGCCGACGGCTTCAACGTCATGCCACCCCTGCTGCCCCACGGACTGGAGGCCTTCGTGGACCACGTCGTACCGCTGCTGCGCCGGCGCGGGCTGTTCCGGCACGAGTACACCGGCCGCACGCTCCGCGAGCACTACGGGCTGCCCCGCCCGGCCAGCACCTGGGCGGACCGGGAGCTGGTGACCGCGTGA
- a CDS encoding flavin reductase family protein: MTTVDRPGAGTVELRPVDSDTFRGLLRRQASTVTVVTTPGLHVGRRRPSLPPAGFTATSFTSVSLDPPLVSFCLGRESSSWPTVERAEHVAVHLLASGQQEVARVFATSGIDRFAAHPGWETGPFGVPLIADALAVLLCRVVRRIEAGDHTLVLAEPLALGAGEDGDPLVHHRGGYTTTLGAWPETW, translated from the coding sequence GTGACCACCGTGGACCGCCCCGGGGCGGGCACCGTCGAGCTGCGCCCGGTCGACTCCGACACGTTCCGCGGCCTGCTGCGCCGGCAGGCCTCCACGGTCACCGTGGTCACCACCCCCGGCCTGCACGTCGGCCGGCGCCGGCCGTCGCTGCCGCCGGCCGGCTTCACCGCCACCTCGTTCACGTCGGTGTCGCTGGACCCGCCGCTGGTGTCGTTCTGCCTCGGCCGCGAGTCGTCGAGCTGGCCGACCGTGGAGCGGGCCGAGCACGTGGCCGTGCACCTGCTCGCCTCCGGGCAACAGGAGGTCGCGCGGGTCTTCGCCACCAGCGGCATCGACCGGTTCGCCGCCCACCCGGGCTGGGAGACCGGCCCGTTCGGGGTGCCGCTCATCGCCGACGCCCTCGCCGTGCTGCTCTGCCGGGTGGTCCGCCGGATCGAGGCCGGCGACCACACCCTCGTGCTCGCCGAGCCCCTGGCGCTCGGCGCGGGCGAGGACGGTGACCCGCTGGTGCACCACCGCGGCGGCTACACCACCACGCTCGGCGCCTGGCCGGAGACGTGGTGA
- a CDS encoding malonic semialdehyde reductase codes for MSAAATDLLALDRAAQDLLFRAARTANTFTGEPVDEEQVRAIHDLVRTGPTAMNAQPLRVLLLRAAAARARLLPYLSSGNRDKTASAPLTAVLAADVDWHDRLPELFPHRPGARDWFTGDPAGREAQARLNAALQIGYLLIGVRAAGLAAGPMAGFDTAGVEREFFPDGRHRVLLLMNIGRPGPDAWRERLPRLDYAEVVRTL; via the coding sequence GTGAGCGCAGCCGCCACCGACCTGCTCGCGCTCGACCGGGCCGCCCAGGACCTGCTGTTCCGGGCGGCCCGGACGGCCAACACGTTCACCGGCGAACCGGTCGACGAGGAGCAGGTGCGGGCCATCCACGACCTGGTGCGCACCGGCCCGACCGCGATGAACGCCCAGCCGCTGCGGGTGCTGCTGCTGCGCGCGGCGGCCGCCCGGGCCCGGCTGCTGCCGTACCTCAGCTCCGGCAACCGGGACAAGACGGCGAGCGCGCCGCTGACCGCGGTGCTCGCCGCCGACGTGGACTGGCACGACCGGCTGCCCGAGCTGTTCCCGCACCGGCCCGGCGCGCGGGACTGGTTCACCGGCGACCCGGCCGGCCGGGAGGCCCAGGCCCGGCTCAACGCCGCGCTCCAGATCGGCTACCTGCTCATCGGGGTACGCGCCGCCGGGCTGGCCGCCGGCCCCATGGCCGGATTCGACACGGCCGGGGTGGAGCGGGAGTTCTTTCCGGACGGTCGGCACCGGGTGCTGCTGCTCATGAACATCGGCCGGCCGGGGCCGGACGCCTGGCGGGAGCGGCTGCCCCGGCTCGACTACGCCGAGGTGGTCCGCACCCTCTGA
- a CDS encoding RrF2 family transcriptional regulator, which produces MQISARGDYAVRAALSLATAYPTLLSTQAIAAEQDMPRKFLEAVLADLRRAGIVRAQRGAEGGYTLARPPRDITIGQILRAVDGPLAGVRGMRPEETRYEGAAENLPRLWVAVRAAVRQVVDEVSLAEMASGKLPGHVRKLIARPDAWEPR; this is translated from the coding sequence GTGCAGATCTCCGCGCGCGGCGACTACGCGGTCCGGGCGGCCCTGAGCCTGGCCACCGCGTACCCCACCCTGCTGTCCACCCAGGCCATCGCGGCCGAGCAGGACATGCCCCGCAAGTTCCTCGAGGCGGTCCTCGCGGACCTGCGCCGGGCCGGGATCGTCCGCGCCCAGCGCGGCGCCGAGGGTGGCTACACCCTGGCCCGGCCGCCGCGGGACATCACCATCGGGCAGATCCTGCGCGCCGTCGACGGCCCCCTCGCCGGGGTACGCGGGATGCGCCCCGAGGAGACCCGGTACGAGGGCGCGGCGGAGAACCTGCCCCGGCTCTGGGTGGCCGTGCGTGCCGCCGTCCGGCAGGTGGTCGACGAGGTGAGCCTGGCCGAGATGGCCAGCGGGAAGCTCCCCGGCCACGTCCGCAAGCTGATCGCCCGCCCCGACGCCTGGGAGCCCCGCTGA
- a CDS encoding helix-turn-helix transcriptional regulator → MVTTGQPSPATRTGLSAARVESDEIVTGALAGLAPASGWSRPVLLDADLLILVTHGHGSAELDFRALPCRPGTMLRARPGQVLRCLGPQLDATVVRWGPEALRGMDVDPDAVPAYRQLAGEDEDAVISEVTQLAVDADRHAGVPAAAALLRHQLTVLLLRLSLLPAGGERETPRAETETFRRLCREVERGYRHTRRVEDYAAQLGCSVRTLTRACLAVTGRSAKQVIDERVALQASRLLAATDEPIARIGRRLGFPEPTNFGRFFTREVGVSPGAFRAAREQPLPVRMVRPRPPADSPAPAGRA, encoded by the coding sequence ATGGTCACTACCGGTCAGCCCTCCCCGGCCACCCGCACCGGCCTGTCGGCGGCGCGCGTCGAGTCCGACGAGATCGTCACCGGTGCGCTCGCCGGCCTGGCGCCCGCGTCCGGCTGGTCTCGACCGGTCCTGCTCGACGCCGACCTGCTGATCCTGGTCACCCACGGTCACGGCAGCGCGGAGCTGGACTTCCGGGCGCTGCCCTGCCGCCCGGGCACGATGCTGCGGGCCCGCCCCGGTCAGGTGCTGCGCTGCCTCGGTCCGCAGCTCGACGCGACGGTGGTGCGCTGGGGGCCGGAAGCGCTGCGTGGCATGGACGTCGACCCGGACGCGGTGCCCGCGTACCGGCAGCTCGCCGGCGAGGACGAGGACGCGGTGATCAGCGAGGTGACCCAGCTGGCGGTGGACGCCGACCGGCACGCCGGGGTCCCCGCCGCCGCGGCGCTGCTCCGTCACCAGCTCACCGTGCTGCTGCTGCGGCTGAGCCTGCTGCCCGCCGGCGGGGAGCGGGAGACGCCGCGGGCCGAGACGGAGACCTTCCGGCGGCTGTGCCGGGAGGTCGAGCGGGGCTACCGGCACACCCGCCGGGTGGAGGACTACGCGGCCCAGCTCGGCTGCTCGGTGCGTACCCTGACCCGGGCCTGCCTGGCGGTGACCGGCCGCAGCGCCAAGCAGGTGATCGACGAGCGGGTGGCGTTGCAGGCCAGCCGGCTGCTCGCCGCCACCGACGAGCCGATCGCCCGGATCGGCCGGCGGCTCGGCTTCCCCGAGCCGACCAACTTCGGTCGCTTCTTCACCCGCGAGGTCGGGGTGAGCCCGGGTGCCTTCCGGGCCGCCCGGGAGCAGCCCCTGCCCGTCCGCATGGTGCGCCCTCGCCCGCCCGCCGACTCCCCCGCCCCCGCCGGCCGGGCATGA
- a CDS encoding SDR family oxidoreductase, whose amino-acid sequence MTDLFSVEGKTVLVTGGSRGIGLMIARGFVQAGAKVIISSRKADVCEAVAKELSADGHCEAIPADLGHDEGALGLAQAVRDRTDRLDVLVNNAGATWGAPLEAYPEAAFDKLWAVNVKAVFRLTTALLPALRAAATPGDPARVINIGSIDGIRVPWMEVYAYSATKAAVHMLTRSLAHQLAGEQITVNAIAPGPFESKMMAFALDDPASRAAIEQQVPLGRIGRPEDMAGTAIYLSSRAGAYLTGAVIPVDGGITTHG is encoded by the coding sequence ATGACGGATCTGTTCTCGGTCGAAGGCAAGACGGTGCTCGTCACCGGCGGCTCACGGGGCATCGGCCTGATGATCGCCCGGGGCTTCGTACAGGCCGGCGCCAAGGTCATCATCTCGTCGCGCAAGGCCGACGTCTGCGAGGCCGTGGCCAAGGAACTCTCCGCCGACGGGCACTGCGAGGCGATCCCCGCCGACCTGGGCCACGACGAGGGCGCGCTCGGGCTGGCGCAGGCCGTGCGGGACCGCACCGACCGGCTCGACGTGCTGGTCAACAACGCCGGCGCCACCTGGGGCGCGCCGCTGGAGGCGTACCCGGAGGCCGCGTTCGACAAGCTCTGGGCCGTCAACGTCAAGGCCGTCTTCCGGCTCACCACCGCGCTGCTGCCCGCGCTGCGCGCGGCCGCCACCCCCGGCGACCCGGCCCGCGTGATCAACATCGGCTCGATCGACGGCATCCGGGTGCCGTGGATGGAGGTGTACGCCTACTCGGCGACCAAGGCGGCCGTGCACATGCTCACCCGCAGCCTCGCCCACCAGCTCGCCGGCGAGCAGATCACGGTCAACGCGATCGCGCCGGGGCCGTTCGAGAGCAAGATGATGGCCTTCGCGCTGGACGACCCGGCCTCCCGGGCGGCCATCGAGCAGCAGGTGCCGCTGGGCCGGATCGGGCGCCCCGAGGACATGGCGGGCACGGCGATCTACCTGTCGTCGCGGGCCGGCGCGTACCTGACCGGGGCGGTCATCCCGGTCGACGGTGGGATCACCACGCACGGCTGA
- a CDS encoding SsgA family sporulation/cell division regulator yields MSVIRPTTVEVETSLRLVAPDATALPVRASLRYDPADPYAVHVLFHAESAGGEAVSWSFARELLVTGLDEPAGIGDVRVWPWATPRGDFVALALSSPDGNALFEVPRSVLVRFLRRTYVVVPRGREAEHLDVDTAVNRLLAGR; encoded by the coding sequence ATGAGTGTCATTCGACCGACGACCGTAGAGGTCGAGACGTCGCTAAGGCTCGTCGCGCCTGACGCCACCGCCTTGCCGGTGCGTGCCAGTCTGCGTTACGACCCTGCTGACCCGTATGCGGTCCATGTCCTGTTCCACGCCGAATCCGCTGGCGGCGAGGCGGTGAGCTGGTCGTTCGCTCGCGAACTGCTGGTCACCGGTCTCGACGAGCCGGCCGGCATCGGCGATGTCCGGGTCTGGCCGTGGGCCACCCCGCGCGGCGACTTCGTCGCGCTCGCGCTGTCGTCGCCGGACGGCAACGCCCTCTTCGAGGTCCCGCGCAGCGTGCTGGTGCGCTTCCTGCGCCGGACCTACGTCGTCGTCCCGCGCGGCCGCGAGGCCGAGCACCTGGACGTCGACACCGCGGTGAACCGGCTGCTCGCCGGCCGCTGA
- a CDS encoding TIGR02611 family protein, whose translation MEARTTAGPPKGAVRAAKSRGYAVPVEGGPGTALAERRRGWRGRVHTTLELIRANPTGRIALKVFIGLLGAIVVTVGLALIPLPGPGWLLVIAGLGVWAVEFHWARRLLAFTRRHVNAWTRWVTSRSLPVRCALGAVGLVFVSVVVWLSLKFSLGIDLVARAMHYLATH comes from the coding sequence GTGGAAGCGAGGACCACGGCCGGCCCACCGAAAGGTGCGGTCCGAGCAGCCAAAAGTCGGGGGTACGCGGTGCCTGTCGAAGGGGGTCCCGGGACCGCTCTCGCCGAGCGGCGCCGCGGATGGCGCGGTCGCGTGCACACCACCCTCGAACTGATCCGGGCCAACCCCACCGGCCGCATCGCCCTCAAGGTCTTCATCGGCCTGCTCGGCGCCATCGTCGTCACCGTCGGCCTCGCCCTGATTCCGCTCCCCGGCCCCGGCTGGCTGCTGGTGATCGCCGGCCTCGGCGTCTGGGCTGTCGAGTTCCACTGGGCCCGCCGGCTGCTCGCCTTCACCCGCCGGCACGTCAACGCGTGGACGCGCTGGGTGACCAGCCGGTCGCTGCCGGTGCGCTGCGCCCTGGGCGCCGTCGGGCTGGTGTTCGTGTCCGTCGTGGTGTGGCTGTCGCTCAAGTTCAGCCTCGGGATCGACCTCGTGGCGAGGGCGATGCACTACCTCGCGACGCACTGA
- a CDS encoding replication initiator encodes MSTTPLNLYRPGLAVGRDAQVLHRAASPEFSGWLEHTRPAGGCSRPIRLTGTIAAVDRNTGRITGRLHTDELPDRTLYKACGNRRESVCPDCAWVYQGDAYQVVCRGLTGGKGVPASVGRHPVVFATFTAPSFGPVHHRHVPRHTCRSRQRCDCRPAPCRARSNAGTCEHGQPAACFARHDGDDPRLGQPLCLDCYDHAHQVVWNYFSGELWRRTKQAIERRLAAVGRQRGIPKVGVVTASGKVRWMPPVRVSHGKVAEMQGRAAVHFHVLLRLDGVAPDDPDALVPPPAGITVDDLDAAVHYAASRITVTTPSHPDQPDGWLIAWGAQVDVRRINRTDGELTDDKVAAYLAKYATKATEATRHCSTRLTPATIDDYADPEATTPPASSTPAGTSAAPPPPTPAAAPQPWRSSRQPRHQTQHLRRPAPLGTHARLRRHFLTKARRYSVTFALLRDTRATYRREEDDQPADTITVGTLTYIGSGWLTEGDALLANTAARQRRESRRIGREELAHEAWLTGAAA; translated from the coding sequence GTGTCCACCACCCCGCTCAACCTCTACCGCCCCGGTCTCGCCGTCGGCCGTGACGCCCAGGTCCTGCACCGCGCTGCCTCGCCGGAGTTCTCCGGCTGGCTGGAGCACACCCGCCCCGCTGGCGGCTGTTCTCGCCCGATCCGCCTCACCGGCACCATCGCCGCCGTCGACCGGAACACCGGCCGAATCACCGGCCGACTGCACACCGACGAGCTGCCCGACCGGACGCTCTACAAGGCGTGCGGAAACCGCCGCGAATCGGTGTGCCCCGACTGCGCCTGGGTCTACCAGGGCGACGCGTACCAAGTCGTCTGTCGCGGCCTGACCGGCGGCAAGGGCGTTCCCGCATCGGTCGGCCGGCATCCGGTCGTCTTCGCCACCTTCACCGCCCCGTCCTTCGGCCCGGTCCATCACCGGCACGTCCCGCGCCACACCTGCCGCAGCCGGCAGCGCTGCGACTGCCGCCCCGCCCCCTGCCGCGCCCGCAGCAACGCAGGCACGTGCGAGCACGGGCAGCCTGCGGCGTGCTTCGCCCGCCACGACGGCGACGATCCGCGGCTCGGCCAGCCGTTGTGCCTGGACTGCTACGACCACGCCCACCAGGTCGTCTGGAACTACTTCTCCGGCGAACTGTGGCGGCGCACCAAACAGGCCATCGAACGCCGCCTCGCCGCGGTCGGCCGTCAACGCGGCATCCCCAAGGTCGGCGTCGTCACCGCCTCCGGCAAGGTCCGCTGGATGCCGCCCGTGCGGGTTTCCCACGGCAAGGTCGCCGAGATGCAAGGCCGCGCCGCCGTGCACTTCCATGTCCTGCTGCGCCTCGACGGCGTCGCCCCCGACGACCCGGACGCGCTCGTGCCGCCACCGGCCGGCATCACCGTCGACGACCTGGACGCCGCCGTCCACTACGCCGCCTCTCGGATCACCGTCACCACACCTTCGCACCCTGACCAGCCGGATGGCTGGCTGATCGCCTGGGGCGCGCAGGTCGACGTCCGACGAATCAACCGCACCGACGGGGAGCTGACCGATGACAAGGTCGCCGCCTACCTCGCCAAGTACGCCACCAAGGCCACCGAAGCCACCCGCCACTGCTCCACTCGGCTCACCCCGGCCACGATTGACGACTACGCCGACCCCGAGGCGACCACACCGCCCGCCTCATCGACGCCTGCTGGCACCTCGGCCGCCCCACCCCCGCCGACACCAGCAGCGGCGCCGCAACCATGGCGATCGTCAAGACAGCCTCGACACCAAACCCAACATCTACGGCGGCCTGCGCCGCTGGGCACACATGCTCGGCTTCGGCGCCACTTCCTCACCAAAGCCCGCCGCTACTCCGTCACCTTCGCCCTGCTCCGCGACACCCGCGCCACCTACCGACGCGAAGAGGACGACCAACCCGCAGACACCATCACCGTCGGCACCCTCACCTACATCGGGTCCGGCTGGCTCACCGAAGGCGACGCCCTGCTCGCCAACACCGCCGCCCGGCAACGACGCGAGAGCAGACGCATCGGCCGGGAAGAACTCGCCCACGAAGCCTGGCTCACCGGAGCCGCCGCATGA